GTCACCGGGCCCTTGGCGAGGTCGGCGGCGAGCCGGTCCCCGTCGGGCTTGGACAGCCCGGCCGTGGGGATCTTCCCGGTGGCGGGGTCGCCGAGGGTGCCGGACAGCGGGCCGTACCCGGCGTCGATGTTGTTGTAGATGATGGCCCCGGCCGCGCCCGCCGCCGCGGCCTGCTCCTGCTTGACGCCGAAGGCGCAGCCGCCGCGCTTGATCAGCGCGATCTTCCCGGTGAACGCGCCCGCCGCGTAGTCGCCCGGCTCGCAGCCGGTGGTGCCGTCCTCGTCGATCGGCGGGGCGGCCAGCTGGGCCGTGATCCCGCCGACCGGGGTCGACTTGGTGTAGGTGAGCGCCTTGATCTCGGCGTCGAACGGATGGGGGGAGACGACGGAGAGCTTCTCGGCCAGCGTCTCGGTGTAGACGAAGTCGAACTTCTGGGTCGAGACGCGATACCCGGCCGCCGCCAGGAGCGTCTGCACATACGCGGCGGACATCTCGTGCCCCTGCGTCCCGGCGACACGGTGACCGCCCGTCGCCCGGGCTATCGCCTGTAAGGCCACCAGGTGCTTGCGGGCGTCCTGGGCGGACGCGTCACGCACCAGCGCCCGCGAGAGGGCGGCGGCGTCCTGGGCCGCGCTGTCCTTGTGGGCGGAGGCGGGTGATGCCGATGCCAGCAGAAGAGGGGCCACGAGTGCGGTGGCGGCGAGGGCGGCGACGGATCTTCGAACGTAGGCGCTCACAGAAGTCCTTCCCGGTACGGACGAGTTGAGGGGAAGCTAGCGATCTCCGCATCCCCCTGTGAACAGATGCGCCACAACTCACGCCATTAATCACACCGTTGTCATCATGTCGCCGTAGTCACCTCCTCGGACTCCCGAGCGCGCCGGGCGCCGCGTCCGGCCGGGGGCCGGCCGTCCGGTGGTCCACCCGCGGCCGGAGGTCGTTCCGGCGGAGCAGCCGTGGCGTCCACGGCACCTCTGCCTCCTCCGCGCGCGGCTTCAGTGCGCCCGCGCCACCTTCTTGGCGATCTTCCGCGCGTCCAGGGCCATTTCGCGGAGCATCCCGCTGATCGGGTTGGTGAAGCCGGTGAAGTAGAGGCCCGGGGCCTGCTTCGGGGTGCGGGCGCCATGGACGACCGGGCGGCCCCGCGCGTCCAGCACGTCCAGGTGGCCCAGCAGGGGCTCCAGGGCGCGGGTGTAGCCGGTCGCCGCGATGACCGTGTCCGGGGTGAGGCGGGTGCCGTCGGCCAGGACCACCGCGTTCTTGTCGAAGGAGGCGACGGTCGCCACCGGGACCACCTTGCCGGTCTTCACCGCGTCGATCAGGCCCACGTCCTGCACCGGGATCGCCCCCTCCCGGACCCGGGAGTACAGGCCCGTCTCCGGGCGCGGCAGCCCCTGTGCGGACAGGTCCGGTACCGCGATCCGCGCCATCAGGCGTCCCGCCCGGTCCACCAGCCGCACCGGCAGCCGGCGGACCAGGATGCCGGTGGCCTGGGCGGGCCAGCCCGCCGTGGAGCGGCGCACGATGTGAGGGGCGGTGCGCACCGCGATCCGTACCCGGGAGGCCCCGCCCTCGGCGAGGTCCGCCGCGATCTCGGCCCCCGTGTTGCCGATGCCGACCACCAGGACGTCCTTGTCGGCGTACGGGGCCGGGTTCCGGTACGCCGCCGCGTGCAGCAGCTCCCCGGTGAACGTGTCGCGGCCCGGCCACCGGGGGACGCGCGGGGTGTGGTTGAAGCCCGTGGCGACGACGACCGCGCGGCCCCGCAGGACCCGGCCGCCGGTGGCGGTCAGCTGCCAGTCGCCCGAGCCGTCGGGGCCGGGTCGATCCGGTTCACCTCGACGCCCGTCACCACCTCCAGCTCATGGTGTTCGGTGTACTTCTCCAGGTACCGCACCACGTCGTCCCGGCCCACCCAGCGCCCGAACGCGCGTGGCATCTTCAGCCCCGGCAGCGCCGACCAGCGGCGCGTGGTGTGCAGGTGCAGCCGGTCGTAGTGGCCGCGCCAGGAGGCCCCGACCCGGTCCGCCTTCTCCAGGACCACCGCCCGTACGCCCCGGTCGCGGAGCGCGGCAGCGGCGGCGAGGCCTCCGGGGCCGCCGCCGATGACGTAGACGGGGCGGTCGTCCGTACGGTCGGTGAGGGCGACTGCGTCGGTACTGCCTGTGGGGGAGGGGCTGTTGGGCATGGTTCGGAGCGTAATCGCCCGCTCTGTTGATGGGTCTCGGTCAAGGTGGGAAACGATTGCGAATTGATCACGGGGGGTGGGATGCGGTGGTTGCATGCCATTCGCGCCCTCCGCCCTGGCTTGGTTCGGTTGGTGTGAGGTGACCATCGGGGGCCCCTCGCGCGGTGCGGTGCCGCGCGCCCACCGGGCGGTCGAAGGGGTGGGACGTACAGGAACGGCAGACGGCTTCGAACCCGGTTCACGGGGGTGGCTGTCCTCGCCGTCACACTGGCGTTGGTGCTCCTCCTGCTGGCCGCCCTTCCCGCCGTCCGCCGCCTGGGCCTGCCGGAGATGGGCGACGAGGCGGGCGGCCTGGGCGTCGATGTGGCCCGCACCCGCGCCCTCGTGCTCCTGGTCGCGGTGGGGCTCGGTGCGGTGGCTGTCTCGGTGGCCGGGCCGATCGTGTTCGTGACCCTCTGTGCGCCCCAGCTGGCCCGCCTCCTCGGTCGCGATGGGGGGAGAACGGGGCTGCTGCCCGCCGCCTCGATGGGCGCCCTGCTGCTCTCCGCCTCCGACCCGGTGGCGACCACGCTGCCGACGGCGGGCCCATTGGCGGTGGCGGTGGGGTGGTGACGGGTGCGCTGGGCGGGATCTGCCTGGCGTGGCTGCTGGGGCGCGGGCAGCGGCGCTGAGGGGGTGCGCCGGTTCGTGCACGCCCCTTGCGCGTGGCGGCGGGCGTCCGCTGAACTGACGTACCGTCAGATACGAGGTGACCGGAGGCTGCCGATGCGGACGATCTGGCTCAGCGGTGCGGAATGGCTCGCCGTCCTGCGGATAGGCCTCGGCCTGTGGTGGCTGGAGAGCTGGCGGCACAAGGACAGGAAGGGCTGGTTCGAGCGGGGCACGGGGATCGCCTGGGCGGCGGACGTCGCGGGCAGGCACCGGTGGGGGGTGGTGCGCACCGGCTTCAGGCGGGTCGTCGAACCGCGCCCGAAGCTGATCGCGTACGTCGTCGTCTACGCCGAACTGGCTCTGGGAGTGGGCCTGGTGACCGGCTTCCTGACCCCGGTCGCTCTCGTCGCCGGTCTCCTCCTCAACCTCCTCTACCTGGTCCTGATGATCCACGACTGGGCCGAACAGGGGCAGAACGCGATGATGGCCCTGATCTCGCTGGTGGCCCTGTTCGCGATGGCCTGGCAGACGTGGTCGCTGGACGCGGCGTTCGGGCTGTTCCGGTGACGCCGCCGGAGCGCGCGGCGGCCCCGCGCTTCGACCTGCCCGAGCCGGACGCCTTCACCCGGCCGTACTGGGACGCGGCGGGGGAGGGCCGGCTGCTGGTCCGGCGGTGCGGCGGGTGCGGGCGGGCCCATCACTACCCGCGCGAGTTCTGCCCGTACTGCTGGAGCGAGGACGTGGATTGGGAGCGCGCGAGCGGGGACGCGACCCTGTACACGTGGTCCGTCGTCCACCGCAACGACCTGCCGCCCTTCGGGGGCCGTGTGCCGTACGTCGCCGCTGTCGTGGACCTCGCCGAGGGGCCCCGGATGATGACGGAGCTCGTGGAGTGCGCGCACGGCGACCTCCGCATCGGGATGGGGCTGACGGTCACGTTCCGGGAGGCGGGGGAGAGCGGCGAGGAGGCGGTGCCGGTCTTCCGGCCCCGGGGGTGAGCAGGGCGCTGTCAGGAGAGGACCGTGCGCCCGCCCGTGCGGCGGCCCCGCTGTCTGTATGAGCCGTCAGCGGCTGATCACAGCCCCGGCGCACCCCACACCGGGAACCACCGGGACAGGTCCTTCTCCACCCGGAGGTCGTCGCCGAGGGCGCCGCGCACCTGGAGCTCCAGCTGGTTGTCCCGCTTCTCGGCGTCGCCGGGGAGCGGGGCGAACGGGTAGAACGTGCCGCGCTTGTAGAGGTAGACGAGCGCCAGCGCACGCCCCTCCGCGTCCCGGAACCCGATCAGCGAGCAGAGCAGGTGCGGGCCGAAGCCGCCGTCCTGGAGCAGGGTGTTCACCGCGTGCAGGTCGTTGACCAGGCCCGCCGTGTCGTCGGCCGGGTGGGTGGCGAGCAGCCAGGTGTAGCCGTACGCGTCCCGGCTGAACTCCACCGGGATGCCGCCGCGCTCCGTGTCCGCGTCCAGCAGCTCCCGGACGTCCTCCTGGAGGCGCGCGAAACCGCCGCCCTCCACGCCCGCGAAGCAGACCGAGCCCAGTCCGGTCGGCGTGAAGCCGGTGGCGGCCTGGAGGGTGAGGGCCGCCGAGGGGACGGCGAAGAGCTGGTCGAGGTCGGGGCGTACGGGTTTGCTGCGGCCGAGGATGGCGTCGAGCAGGCCCACGGGCGTAACTCCTTGAAGCATTCGGAAGACTGGTCGGGAGACTCAACGGGACAGGTCGGCGGAGATCCGGGACAGCTGGTCCAGGCGCTGTTCCAGCGTCGGGTGGGAGGAGAACAGCCGGCCCAGGGACTCCCTTGAGGAGAACGCGGGCATGAAGTAGAACGCGTTGTACGGCTCCGCCTTGCGCAGGTCCTCCGTCGGGATGCGGGCCATCTGCCCGCTGACCTTCGTCAGGGCCGAGGCGAGGGCGGAGGGCCGCCCGGTGAGCAGGGCGGCGGCGCGGTCGGCGGAGAGCTCGCGGTAGCGGGAGAGCAGCCGGGTCAGCAGGAAGCTGATCGCGTACACGACGGCGCTGATCAGCGGGATGAGGAGCAGCAGGATGCCTGCCGGGTCGTTGCCGGGGCGACTGCGGGCGAAGCCGCCCCACAGGGCGATGCGGGTGATGATGCCCGCCAGGACGCCGAGGAACGAGGCGATCGTCATGACGGCGACGTCCCGGTGTGCGACGTGCGACATCTCGTGCGCGAGGACGCCCTCCAGCTCCTCGGGCTCCAGTCTGCGGAGCAGCCCCGTCGTGGCGC
This DNA window, taken from Streptomyces griseus subsp. griseus, encodes the following:
- the htpX gene encoding zinc metalloprotease HtpX — its product is MPRARSRYAPDRGLTGRMVTTMFLIGLLYVVFVGVLLAALRGSWPIILIITGGLFIAQFWFSDRIAAYGMGAREVTPEQAPELHGTIDRICALADMPKPKVAIAESDVPNAFATGRSEKTALVCATTGLLRRLEPEELEGVLAHEMSHVAHRDVAVMTIASFLGVLAGIITRIALWGGFARSRPGNDPAGILLLLIPLISAVVYAISFLLTRLLSRYRELSADRAAALLTGRPSALASALTKVSGQMARIPTEDLRKAEPYNAFYFMPAFSSRESLGRLFSSHPTLEQRLDQLSRISADLSR
- the pspAB gene encoding PspA-associated protein PspAB, which codes for MGLLDAILGRSKPVRPDLDQLFAVPSAALTLQAATGFTPTGLGSVCFAGVEGGGFARLQEDVRELLDADTERGGIPVEFSRDAYGYTWLLATHPADDTAGLVNDLHAVNTLLQDGGFGPHLLCSLIGFRDAEGRALALVYLYKRGTFYPFAPLPGDAEKRDNQLELQVRGALGDDLRVEKDLSRWFPVWGAPGL
- a CDS encoding iron chelate uptake ABC transporter family permease subunit; this translates as MAVLAVTLALVLLLLAALPAVRRLGLPEMGDEAGGLGVDVARTRALVLLVAVGLGAVAVSVAGPIVFVTLCAPQLARLLGRDGGRTGLLPAASMGALLLSASDPVATTLPTAGPLAVAVGW
- a CDS encoding Zn-ribbon domain-containing OB-fold protein; protein product: MTPPERAAAPRFDLPEPDAFTRPYWDAAGEGRLLVRRCGGCGRAHHYPREFCPYCWSEDVDWERASGDATLYTWSVVHRNDLPPFGGRVPYVAAVVDLAEGPRMMTELVECAHGDLRIGMGLTVTFREAGESGEEAVPVFRPRG
- a CDS encoding DoxX family protein — protein: MRTIWLSGAEWLAVLRIGLGLWWLESWRHKDRKGWFERGTGIAWAADVAGRHRWGVVRTGFRRVVEPRPKLIAYVVVYAELALGVGLVTGFLTPVALVAGLLLNLLYLVLMIHDWAEQGQNAMMALISLVALFAMAWQTWSLDAAFGLFR